The genome window ATTGTAAGCGAGTATTTTACCTTTGCTCCACCGGTGTTTCTGTGAAAGTCTCAACACATGTTTGGAATAAAACATGGCCTTTTCAGCATCCTGAAACAAATATTCTTTCGCGAACTGGTGATATTTTAAGATCAGGACGGTGTCTTCTGCAAAACCCTCGACGGGGACAGCTTCAACGACCTCTTTCTTTGCACCAACACTATCATTATGGTCAGAAACAGAAGTACAACGACTCCCGCTTACCAGCGTTGCCAAAGACAAGATCGTTAAAAGTCTGTACAAATTACCCATAGACTAAACTGCCGCTACGGGTAAAATGGGCCACCAGAAGCAGCAAGTGTAGGTTTTCATATAGGTCGTCGAGTGTAGATTAGAGATCCAAAGATAAAAAGTAATTATAAAAGCGCAGGACTATCGGGCCTTAAAAGTGAGGGATGTGGTATATTTCCCGCAAAAAATTACAATTTACTTACAAAAGGGTTGTCTTTTATATAAAACCGGTAAAGCAACTCTTTACCGACATTAATTCCAATGCGTACAGACGATCCGATTTCAAGATCCTGCACTTCCCGATCATGAATGTACAGGGGCCCGCCAGTCAATAATATGTTGTTGTGCAACGATCTTTCTATGCCCATGGCCCTTGCCAGATTTCCCGGACCTTTGCACAACTCATTTACTTTCAACTGCTTCGTGCGGATTTTCGGGGCCGTCTTGCCGGGGATCAGCGACCGGCGCAATTCCATCAACTCAATGCCTTTTACGGGCTGCAACGCGCGGATCAGCACTGCCTCGCCGATGCCTTCGTGGTTGCTGACCACATTAAAACATTCGTACATACCGTAGATCAGATATACGTAGCTCGTGCCCGCAATCCCATACATGGGTTCCGTACGCGCTGTGCGCCTGTTGTATGCGTGACAGGCAGGATCATCGGAAAGATAAGCTTCGGTTTCAACGATAATACCGCTGGTAACGCCATCCGGACTCTCATGAACGAGCTCGCAGCCCAGTAATTTCTCCGCCAGCGAGCGCGTGTCATAAGCAGCGTAAAAAGATAATGGCAGTATGCTATCCGGCACCGGTTAGATAATGTTCATAGTTTGTTCCTTGATCTTTTCAAGCTCATCCTTCATTTGAACAACCAAATGCTGGATCGTTGCATCATTCGCTTTCGAGCCGATTGTATTGATCTCACGGCCGATTTCCTGTGCTATGAAGTTCAGCTTTTTACCGTTGCTTTCAGGCGATTGCAATGTTTCTGTGAAATAGGTAAGGTGGTTGGCAAGCCTAATTTTCTCTTCCGAAATGTCAAATTTCTCTACGTAATAGATCAGTTCCTGCTCAAATCGGTTGGTATCGAAGTTATCATCCGCAAGAAGCTCCCTGATCTGCTTTTCAAGCCGCTCGCGAACAGCCGGAATTCTTAATTTGTCTTGCTCGGAAACGCTGTTCAGCAAAGTTTGAATGGTGTTAATATACTCTGTGAACTTGTCAGAGGTCATTTTGCCTTCCTGCTCCCTGAAAACCGAGCATTTGCGGATCGCTTCCATCACAGCCACTTTAATCTGCGTCCAGTCATTTTCTTTGCTGGAATCATCAACCGTTTCGTTATTATAAGCGTTAGGCATTTGCAGCGCAATGCGGAACAATTCCGTAAAATCCGGGCTGAACCCAATGGCTGACGCAGTATCAGAAAGGTCTGTATAGTAGGCATTTACCAGCGCTCTGTTAACAGAAGTTGAAGCAACTGTTTTTCCAACCGGCTGAACTGTCAATGTAAACTCAACTTTACCGCGTTCAAGCGACTGAGTGAGCAAGTTGCGGATCTCGATTTCGCGTTCAGAAAACTGCCTTGGAATGCGGCAGTAAATGTCCAGAAACTTAGAATTCAGCGTTTTTATTTCAACCGTAACATTTATGGAATCGGATTCGATGTTGGATACACCGTATCCGGTCATTGATTTTAACATTGGTTTTTGATCTAGGTAAAATGGATGTAAAGCACCGCCCCGTAAGCCAGCCGCCGAGTGTTAGTTATTAAACCGCTGCTTTCCCCCGGACTTGGCAGGATGCTGGCTTTCAGATTGTTGTGGTTTTGAAATTAATGCATGCTTATTAATATCCTCGTTCACCACCCGGAACCTGGAAACGTCGCATGCCAGGTAAATGGCTTGAAGCAAGGAGCCGGGTTCTGCTATATTTTTGCCTGCAATGTTGTAGGCCGTTCCGTGATCAGGGGAAGTTCTTACCGCCGAAAGTCCGGCTGTGAAGTTCACACCTTCGTTGAATGCAAGGGTTTTAAAAGGAATCAAACCCTGGTCGTGATACATGGCTAAGACAGCGTCGTACTGCTTGTAAGTAGCGGCAGCAAAGAAGCCATCTGCCGGAAAAGGACCGAATACAAGGTTGCCTTTTTCCTTAAAATTCTTGATTACGGGCGTAATGACATCTATTTCTTCGTTTCCAAGCAAACCGTTTTCCCCGGCGTGCGGGTTAAGCCCCAGTAAGGCCAGTTTGGGTTTTTTTATGCCAAAATCCCCTTTCAACGATTGCAACATCTGCTCAATTTTAGCCGTCAGCTTCTCGGTTGTAACATTGGTGCTGACCTTGTCAAGCGGAATGTGCCCAGACAGAACGCCAACGCGAAGTTCGCCGGAGACCATAAACATTAACGCATCTTCTTTGCCGAAAGACTGCGCCAGAAACTCCGTATGACCCGGAAATTTGAAATCTTCACTCTGAATGTTGTCCTTATTGATCGGCCCTGTTACCAGCGCCTGTATTTTTCCTTCTTTCAGGTCTTCGACGGCTCTTTTCAATGATGCAAAAGATCCTTGTCCTGCCTCCGGGGTTATCTTTCCTGGCTGGATTTCGGTTTGATGGTCGTGCCAGCAAGTGATGACGTTGGTAAGCTTCGGATTGGCCTGATCTGCTTTTTGAATGCCGTGTAAAGTCCATTCTTTCATTTCAAACAGATTGCGATACTGGTTAAGCACGCGCAACGATCCGTAAATGATGGGTGTGCACAATTTTGCTAACTGATTCCCTTCTAGTGCTTTGAGTATAACTTCCGGCCCGATTCCGTTGTAATCGCCTAATGTAATTCCTATAACAGGTTTATCGCTGATTTGATCGCTCATGTAGGTTTAATGCTGTTGTAACTGTTCTTCTGAGTAATTCTGTATTACTTTTGCGCAATGTCTGACCGGCAAGTTACAAAAAATCCCGTGCTCCTATGAAAATCCTGATCGCAGACTCTATGCATCCCTCGCTTTTTGAAATGTTACGGGATGAAGGCTGGGATTATTCCTATCACCCGGAATTCCGCCGGGAAGATATATTAGACAACATTGCGGGTTACGCAGGGCTCATGATCCGCAGCAAAACGAATGTTGACGAAGAAATGCTTGCTGCGGCAACCGATCTGCGATTTATAGCCAGGGCAGGAGCAGGGCTCGACCTCATCGATCTGGAAGCCGCTGCAAAACGCGACATAGAAGTTTTCCACGCTGGAACTGGGAACCGCGATGCCGTGGCTGAACACGCAGTTGGAATGCTGCTTGCCCTTTTTAACAACATATTACGGGCCGACCGCCAGGTTCGCAGCGGAACATGGGACCGGGAAGGAAATAGAGGCGTGGAGCTTTTGAAAAAAACCGTGGGCATTATTGGCTACGGAAACAATGGTTCTGCCACTGCCCGGCGACTGAGCGGATTTGGCTGCCGCGTGCTTGCGTATGACAAATACCGTGACAATTACAGCGACGCCTACGCCACTGAATCCAGTCTGGAAGAGATTATGCAGCAAGCGGACGTTATAAGCCTGCACATTCCATTGACGGAGATTACGCGTTATATCGTCAATGATGATTTTGTAAACAATTTTTCCAAGCCTTTTTACTTAGTAAACCTTTCACGGGGCGAAACTGTGAGCCTTGACGCAGTTGTCAATGGATTAAAGTCCGGTAAGATCCTGGGTGCTTGTCTGGATGTGTTGGAAAATGAAAAGATCAGCAAACTGACGGACGGGCAACAGGAGACATTCGATTACCTGCGGGCCTCGGATAATGTAGTGCTCACCCCGCACATTGCAGGCTGGACACATGAGAGTTACGTACGTATCAATGAAGTGTTGATTGAACAGATACGGAGCTGGATCTGACCAAAACATCGACTTTCAACAAACCAAACAGTGACTGTCACAGTCAAAACGGAACCGGCTATAAACAAATATGCCGACCAAAGGTCGGCACGTTTGCATCTATTAGCCATGAAAAATAAAATACTTACTTACCAAGTGTACCTCTCAGTGCACGTGGGATCTCAACTGAAGCAATCGGGTTGCTTGCGGCTGTTAATATAACGAAATTTTCAGCCTTAACTGCACCAACCTTAACAGATTTTCCTAAATCCAGCTCAGTTACATCAACATCTACGTAGTCTGGAATGTTCTCAGCCAAACCTTGTACACGCAATTTACGCAATTTTTGGTTCATTTTACCACCTTTCATAACACCAGATGATGTACCAGTCAATTTAACGGGAACGTCAACTTTAATTTCTTTGCCGTCAACGATCTGCAAGAAATCCGCGTGGATCAATGAGTCGTTAACAGGGTGAAATTGTCTTTCCTGCAAGATGGCATTATATAGAGTACCCTCGATATTGAGCGTAACATTAAAAATATCCGGTGTGAAAAGCAACTCGCGGAACAACATAGCCGGTGCATAAAAATGAACCTGCTCAGCTCCACCATACAGCACAGACGGAACATAACCTTGTGAACGTAGTTCGGTCGCTTCCGTCTTGCCGAGATTCGCTCTTTTAAACCCTACAATCTCATGCGTTTTCATAAGAATATTTAATTAAGAAGATAAAAAATAAAAAAATTTACTGATAATTTATAAACAAAGAACTAATAGATTCATGATCACGGATACGCCCGATGGCTTTTGCGAATAATTCTGCAACCGACAATACGCGTATTTTATCATTCTGTTGCTTCAAAGGAATCGTATCAGTGATAATCAGCTCTTCCAAAACAGAATTGGCAATATTTTCGTGCGCTTTACCCGACATAATCGCGTGGGTACTAATGGCCCGCACAGAATTGGCCCCTTTTTCGATAATCAATTCAGCAGCTTTGCAAAGTGTGCCACCGGTGTCAATCAAATCATCCACCAGTACAACATCCATGCCTTCCACATCCCCGATCACCTGCATACTCGCGATTTCATTTGCCCGTTTCCGGTGCTTATCGCAAAGGATCATATCAACATTCAAAAACTTCGCAAAATTACGCGCCCTCGCTGCTCCACCCATATCCGGCGACGCAATCAGCAGGTTTTTGAGGTTCAGGGATTTAATGTAGGGAACGAAAATAGACGTTCCTTCCAAATGGTCAACAGGAAGGTCAAAAAAGCCCTGGATCTGTCCTGCGTGCAAATCAACTGTCATCAGACGATCCACGCCGACAGAAGTAAGCAGGTTAGCAACCACTTTCGCAGCAATCGCCACACGTGGCTTATCTTTACGGTCCTGCCTAGCGTAACCAAAGTAAGGAATTACTACAGTCACATAATGAGCAGAAGCGCGACGTGCGGCATCCACCATTAAAAGCAATTCCATCAGATTGTCAGCCGGAGGAAAAGTGGACTGGATCAGGAAAACGTCGCACCCTCTAACCGATTCTTCGAAGCTGGGCGAAAGCTCTCCGTCACTGAATTTCCTTAATGTATAACCTCCCAGCTCTTTGCCATAATACCTGGCAATGTCTTTGGCCAAATATTCGGATTGACTTCCCGAAAATATTTTTACTGTATTAAATGAACCCATTGGCCAAACTGAAATTTGCGCAAAATTAAATAAAATCGATCAGATACGGTAATATCTGGTCAAAAAAGTATGGTAAAGTTTCAAACAAAGCCACCCGACCGTCAGGCCGATCATGCAGCCGATCACAATATCTGCGGGATAATGTACGCCTACATAGACCCTGCTATACGAATAAATAGCGGCCCAGATGAACAGGAACCACATGTACGGCAATTTTGTCCGTAAAAAAGCAAACCAGGTCATTGCCACAGCAAAACTTGTGGAAGCATGCGATGATGCAAAACCATAAAGTCCGCCGCAACCCGTGACCTGATGCACCAAACCCTGCAATTCGGGTTCGTGACAAGGCCTGTACCGAACGAAATAAGGCTTCATAAGTCCGGATGTGATCTTATCAGCAATGATCACTGCAATCAGCACAACGGCGAGCTCTGCCAGTCCTTTTTTCCAATCCTTTCTTAAATGGACTGCGATCAGGACAATGTACATGGGAATCCACGTGTATTTGTATGTGATCCAATACATTAAGGTGTCGAGCCAGGGCACATGCTGACCGTTTAACCAGAGAAAAAGATCCTGGTCGGAATTGATCAGCATGTCAACGCTTTCTGTCATGAGCTGAAACCGAGAACTTTACGGACTTTCGCAATCGTTTCCTGCGCAATAGCGCGCGCTTTCGTCTCGCCTGCTACAAGGATGGCTTCCAGCTCTTGCTCATTTTCCATATAATAGTTGAAAATGCGGCGCGGCTCAGCGAATTTTTCCAGCATACATTCCAATAATGCTTGTTTGGCGTGCCCGTAGCCGTAACCGCCATTCAGATAGTTCTGACGCATGGTAGCAACGTCGCTTTCAGAGGCGATGAGGCTGTACAGCTTAAATGTAATGTCTGTTTCGGGATCCTTTGGTTCTTCCAAGGGCGTGGAGTCAGAAACAATCTTTTTAATCGATTTTTTCAACTCGTTTTCCGGAACGAATATATCAATGTAGTTGTGGTAAGACTTACTCATTTTCTGGCCGTCGACGCCCGGAATCGTCATGATGCGCTCGTCAATTTGCGGTTCGGGCAACACCAGCATTTCCTCTCCGGCGATTTGATTGAAGCGTGTGGCAATGTCCTTTGTCATCTCCAGATGCTGCTTCTGGTCTTTTCCTACCGGGATAATGTTCGCATTATAAAGCAAGATATCCGCAGCCTGCAAAACCGGGTAAGTAAACAAGCCAGCATTCACATCCGCCAGCTTCTCTGATTTTTCTTTGAAAGACGTCGCATTCGCCAGCATTGGAAACGGTGTAAAACAATTGAGATACCAAGCCAGTTCAGTATGTTCCTGAATTCTGGACTGTCTCCAAAAAACGTTTTTCTCAAAATCGAAACCGAACGCTATCCAGGTTGCCGCAATAGCACGTGCATATTCATGTCTTAATTTCCCATCTTTAATAGAAACAAGCGAATGAAGGTCCGCGATAAAAAAGAAGGATTCATTGTCAGGGTTTCTTGAAAGTTCAATAGCGGGAACGATCGCCCCCAAAATATTCCCCAAATGGGGCCTTCCACTACTTTGAATGCCTGTTAGGATTCTGGCCATTTATAGTTTGTTACTGGTATTATTTTGT of Dyadobacter chenhuakuii contains these proteins:
- a CDS encoding DNA-3-methyladenine glycosylase, producing the protein MPDSILPLSFYAAYDTRSLAEKLLGCELVHESPDGVTSGIIVETEAYLSDDPACHAYNRRTARTEPMYGIAGTSYVYLIYGMYECFNVVSNHEGIGEAVLIRALQPVKGIELMELRRSLIPGKTAPKIRTKQLKVNELCKGPGNLARAMGIERSLHNNILLTGGPLYIHDREVQDLEIGSSVRIGINVGKELLYRFYIKDNPFVSKL
- a CDS encoding YicC/YloC family endoribonuclease, whose amino-acid sequence is MLKSMTGYGVSNIESDSINVTVEIKTLNSKFLDIYCRIPRQFSEREIEIRNLLTQSLERGKVEFTLTVQPVGKTVASTSVNRALVNAYYTDLSDTASAIGFSPDFTELFRIALQMPNAYNNETVDDSSKENDWTQIKVAVMEAIRKCSVFREQEGKMTSDKFTEYINTIQTLLNSVSEQDKLRIPAVRERLEKQIRELLADDNFDTNRFEQELIYYVEKFDISEEKIRLANHLTYFTETLQSPESNGKKLNFIAQEIGREINTIGSKANDATIQHLVVQMKDELEKIKEQTMNII
- the pdxA gene encoding 4-hydroxythreonine-4-phosphate dehydrogenase PdxA: MSDQISDKPVIGITLGDYNGIGPEVILKALEGNQLAKLCTPIIYGSLRVLNQYRNLFEMKEWTLHGIQKADQANPKLTNVITCWHDHQTEIQPGKITPEAGQGSFASLKRAVEDLKEGKIQALVTGPINKDNIQSEDFKFPGHTEFLAQSFGKEDALMFMVSGELRVGVLSGHIPLDKVSTNVTTEKLTAKIEQMLQSLKGDFGIKKPKLALLGLNPHAGENGLLGNEEIDVITPVIKNFKEKGNLVFGPFPADGFFAAATYKQYDAVLAMYHDQGLIPFKTLAFNEGVNFTAGLSAVRTSPDHGTAYNIAGKNIAEPGSLLQAIYLACDVSRFRVVNEDINKHALISKPQQSESQHPAKSGGKQRFNN
- a CDS encoding 2-hydroxyacid dehydrogenase, with translation MKILIADSMHPSLFEMLRDEGWDYSYHPEFRREDILDNIAGYAGLMIRSKTNVDEEMLAAATDLRFIARAGAGLDLIDLEAAAKRDIEVFHAGTGNRDAVAEHAVGMLLALFNNILRADRQVRSGTWDREGNRGVELLKKTVGIIGYGNNGSATARRLSGFGCRVLAYDKYRDNYSDAYATESSLEEIMQQADVISLHIPLTEITRYIVNDDFVNNFSKPFYLVNLSRGETVSLDAVVNGLKSGKILGACLDVLENEKISKLTDGQQETFDYLRASDNVVLTPHIAGWTHESYVRINEVLIEQIRSWI
- a CDS encoding 50S ribosomal protein L25/general stress protein Ctc, whose protein sequence is MKTHEIVGFKRANLGKTEATELRSQGYVPSVLYGGAEQVHFYAPAMLFRELLFTPDIFNVTLNIEGTLYNAILQERQFHPVNDSLIHADFLQIVDGKEIKVDVPVKLTGTSSGVMKGGKMNQKLRKLRVQGLAENIPDYVDVDVTELDLGKSVKVGAVKAENFVILTAASNPIASVEIPRALRGTLGK
- a CDS encoding ribose-phosphate pyrophosphokinase translates to MGSFNTVKIFSGSQSEYLAKDIARYYGKELGGYTLRKFSDGELSPSFEESVRGCDVFLIQSTFPPADNLMELLLMVDAARRASAHYVTVVIPYFGYARQDRKDKPRVAIAAKVVANLLTSVGVDRLMTVDLHAGQIQGFFDLPVDHLEGTSIFVPYIKSLNLKNLLIASPDMGGAARARNFAKFLNVDMILCDKHRKRANEIASMQVIGDVEGMDVVLVDDLIDTGGTLCKAAELIIEKGANSVRAISTHAIMSGKAHENIANSVLEELIITDTIPLKQQNDKIRVLSVAELFAKAIGRIRDHESISSLFINYQ
- a CDS encoding phosphatase PAP2 family protein codes for the protein MTESVDMLINSDQDLFLWLNGQHVPWLDTLMYWITYKYTWIPMYIVLIAVHLRKDWKKGLAELAVVLIAVIIADKITSGLMKPYFVRYRPCHEPELQGLVHQVTGCGGLYGFASSHASTSFAVAMTWFAFLRTKLPYMWFLFIWAAIYSYSRVYVGVHYPADIVIGCMIGLTVGWLCLKLYHTFLTRYYRI
- the trpS gene encoding tryptophan--tRNA ligase, with protein sequence MARILTGIQSSGRPHLGNILGAIVPAIELSRNPDNESFFFIADLHSLVSIKDGKLRHEYARAIAATWIAFGFDFEKNVFWRQSRIQEHTELAWYLNCFTPFPMLANATSFKEKSEKLADVNAGLFTYPVLQAADILLYNANIIPVGKDQKQHLEMTKDIATRFNQIAGEEMLVLPEPQIDERIMTIPGVDGQKMSKSYHNYIDIFVPENELKKSIKKIVSDSTPLEEPKDPETDITFKLYSLIASESDVATMRQNYLNGGYGYGHAKQALLECMLEKFAEPRRIFNYYMENEQELEAILVAGETKARAIAQETIAKVRKVLGFSS